In Euphorbia lathyris chromosome 10, ddEupLath1.1, whole genome shotgun sequence, the DNA window GATCGGAAACATTTTGGACGTCGGAAGCAATCCGCATCAGAGTTCATACAAACTCAAATTCAAGTACGGAGATTTACTCTGGTTAAGACTTGGATGGACTAATACTCTTGTGATTCAGACAGCCAAGGCAGCCGAACAACTATTCAAGCATCATGATGCTTCCTTCTGTGACAGAAAAGTTCCTGAATCTTGGACATCTCATAATTTCACAGAAGGATCAATTGCTTTTGGCAGGTATACACCCAGTTGGCGCATTCTTCGCCGCCTTGTAACATCCGGCCTGATGACTAATAAACAAATCCAAGAAACGGCTTGTGTTCGACGAAAGTGCATCGACGACATGATACAGTTTATTCAGGAGGATTCAGCAGCAGCACAATGCCGAGGTGAATCAGGAGAAGTAGAGTTTTCTAAATATGTATTTATCATGACttttaacattgtgggaaaCCTTGTTTTTTCGAGGGATCTTGTCAATTCTCAATCGGAAGAAGGAAATGATTTCTTCCATGCTATGGATAAGGTCACAGAGCTTGGTGGGAAGCCGAATTTAGCTGATTTCTTTCCGTTTTTGAGAAGGTTTGATCCGCAGAGGATTAAGAAGAACATGGAGGAACATCTAGGACGAACTATGAGTATTATAAAGAAGTTCGTGATGGAAAGAATTGAAGATCGTAAGTTAATGAAACAAAGAGATAACAAAGACTTGTTAGATACATTATTGGAATATAATGAATCAGATGATGCTCGAAAAGGACACGAAATGATTTCAACCCATAATATGCTCATAATCATAATGGTAAACCGATATGA includes these proteins:
- the LOC136209923 gene encoding iridoid oxidase-like, which translates into the protein MDSNINFWFASFTFLLILITFFLVLRKRSYSRKQLPPGWPLIGNILDVGSNPHQSSYKLKFKYGDLLWLRLGWTNTLVIQTAKAAEQLFKHHDASFCDRKVPESWTSHNFTEGSIAFGRYTPSWRILRRLVTSGLMTNKQIQETACVRRKCIDDMIQFIQEDSAAAQCRGESGEVEFSKYVFIMTFNIVGNLVFSRDLVNSQSEEGNDFFHAMDKVTELGGKPNLADFFPFLRRFDPQRIKKNMEEHLGRTMSIIKKFVMERIEDRKLMKQRDNKDLLDTLLEYNESDDARKGHEMISTHNMLIIIMEMFFGGTETTSSTTEWVMTELFRNPESMRRVKEELNRVVGLKRNVEESDIDQLPYLQAVIKESMRLHPALPLLVPRNALEDTNFMGYVIPKDTQVFVNTWAIGRDSEVWEDPLSFKPERFLGSNVQYMRGQNFELLPFGSGRRICVGYPLAHQIIHLTVASLIHYFDWEIDSNSTMDMNERFGFTVRKLIPLRAIPKRRSWKNDAHS